The Mycolicibacterium doricum genome includes a region encoding these proteins:
- a CDS encoding COX15/CtaA family protein: protein MPVRRLFLQLVDLLPVPSLRVQRAIAVAVILTQGGISVTGAIVRVTASGLGCPTWPQCFPGSFTPIPHAEVPGIHQAVEFGNRLITFLVVLTAAAAVLAVTRARRRREVLVYAWLMPASTVAQAVLGGITVLTGLLWWTVAIHLLVSMAMVWLSVLLFVKIGEPDDGTRMRTVPTPLRQLTSVSALALSATLVTGTLVTGAGPHAGDKSIEQPVPRLQVEITTLVHLHSSLLVAYLSLLVALGFALLAVRAPRHVLTRLSVLVAIVVAQGTVGAVQFLTGVPAALVAVHVAGAAACTAATAALWASMRQRTETETLERDLDRDGEVALAVRARAGVELPPAQ from the coding sequence GTGCCCGTCAGACGACTCTTCCTGCAGTTGGTCGACCTGCTGCCGGTGCCCAGTCTGCGGGTCCAGCGTGCGATCGCCGTCGCGGTCATCCTCACCCAGGGCGGGATCTCGGTCACCGGCGCAATCGTCCGTGTCACCGCGTCGGGGCTCGGCTGCCCAACCTGGCCGCAATGCTTCCCGGGCAGTTTCACCCCGATACCGCACGCCGAGGTGCCGGGCATCCACCAGGCCGTGGAGTTCGGCAACCGCCTGATCACCTTCCTCGTCGTGCTGACCGCCGCCGCGGCGGTACTGGCCGTCACGCGCGCGCGGCGCCGTCGGGAAGTCCTCGTCTACGCGTGGCTGATGCCCGCGTCGACGGTGGCGCAGGCGGTGCTCGGCGGGATCACCGTGCTGACCGGGCTGCTGTGGTGGACCGTCGCGATCCATCTGCTGGTCTCCATGGCCATGGTGTGGCTGTCGGTGCTGCTGTTCGTCAAGATCGGTGAACCGGACGACGGCACGCGGATGCGCACGGTGCCGACGCCGCTGCGCCAGTTGACGAGCGTAAGCGCACTGGCACTGTCGGCGACCCTGGTGACCGGCACCCTGGTGACCGGAGCCGGGCCACACGCCGGCGACAAGAGCATCGAGCAACCGGTGCCCCGCCTGCAGGTCGAGATCACCACGCTGGTGCACCTGCATTCCTCGCTGCTCGTCGCGTACCTGTCGCTTTTGGTCGCGCTCGGGTTCGCGCTGCTGGCGGTGCGGGCGCCGAGGCATGTGCTGACCCGGTTGAGCGTGCTCGTCGCGATCGTCGTCGCGCAGGGCACGGTTGGCGCCGTGCAGTTCCTCACCGGCGTGCCCGCCGCGCTCGTCGCCGTGCACGTGGCCGGTGCGGCTGCCTGTACGGCGGCGACGGCCGCGCTATGGGCGTCGATGCGACAGCGGACCGAGACCGAGACGCTCGAGCGCGACCTCGACCGCGACGGCGAAGTCGCGCTGGCGGTCCGCGCGCGTGCCGGCGTCGAGTTGCCGCCAGCCCAGTGA
- a CDS encoding helix-turn-helix transcriptional regulator, producing the protein MKIPTEAVGVPAAHVSDGHTRSAIIQMLLQGPVTASAIGERLGISAAGVRRHLDALIDAGDAQAAAAAAWQHTGRGRPAKRYRLTAAGRAKLGHTYDDLAAAAMRQLREIGGDDAVRTFARRRIDTILSGVTQGVDGVESTAEQVADALTEAGYATTTARVSGPIDGVQICQHHCPVSHVAEEFPELCEAEREAFSEILGTHVQRLATIVNGDCACTTHVPLLPDTTPPLRRTARAGSVPTDQGAST; encoded by the coding sequence GTGAAAATCCCAACCGAGGCTGTCGGCGTGCCTGCCGCGCACGTCTCGGACGGGCACACCCGCAGCGCGATCATCCAGATGCTGCTGCAGGGTCCGGTCACCGCATCGGCGATCGGCGAACGGCTGGGCATCTCCGCCGCGGGCGTGCGCCGGCACCTGGACGCGTTGATCGACGCGGGCGACGCACAGGCCGCCGCGGCCGCGGCGTGGCAGCACACCGGCCGGGGCCGTCCGGCCAAGCGCTATCGGCTCACCGCGGCCGGACGTGCCAAGCTCGGCCACACCTACGACGACCTGGCGGCTGCCGCGATGCGGCAGCTTCGGGAGATCGGCGGCGACGACGCCGTGCGCACTTTCGCCCGCCGGCGGATCGACACCATCCTCTCGGGAGTAACCCAGGGGGTCGACGGTGTTGAATCAACTGCGGAGCAGGTGGCCGATGCGCTTACCGAGGCCGGCTACGCGACCACCACCGCACGCGTCAGCGGTCCGATCGACGGTGTGCAGATCTGTCAGCATCACTGCCCGGTGTCACACGTCGCCGAGGAGTTCCCGGAGCTGTGCGAGGCCGAGCGCGAGGCGTTCTCGGAGATCCTCGGCACCCACGTGCAGCGCCTGGCCACGATCGTCAACGGCGACTGTGCCTGCACCACCCACGTGCCGCTTCTGCCCGACACGACACCACCACTCCGGCGCACAGCCCGCGCCGGATCCGTCCCGACCGACCAAGGAGCGTCGACATGA
- the mptB gene encoding polyprenol phosphomannose-dependent alpha 1,6 mannosyltransferase MptB encodes MAGRLQSFSSVIARWHGDERTVGSPLTEADLVALRRTRLFGATGTVLMAIGALGAGARPVVQDPTFGVRLLNLPSRIQTVSLTMTTTGAVMMALAWLMLGRFALGSRRMSRSQTDRTLLLWAIPLLIAPPMYSKDVYSYLAQSEISLQGLDPYEVGPATGLGLDHVFTLSVPSLWRETPAPYGPLFLWIGQSISAITGENIVWAVLFHRLVVLLGVGLIVWATPRLARRCGVAEVSALWLGPCNPLLFMHLVAGIHNEALMLGLMLAGTEFALRGVDAARPLVPRPLHWPSTGAQWARWYPMATLLAGTVLIAMSSQVKLPSLLALGFVAMALACRWGGTVKAFFIAGGSLTAVAVAVMALIGWVSGLGFGWLFTLGTANVVRSWMSPPTLIALGTGQVGILLGLGDHTTAILGLTRAIGVSIIAVLVSGLLLAVLRGRLHPVGGLGVALGATVLLFPVVQPWYLLWAIIPLATWATRPGFRGSAIAVTLIVGIFGPTANGDRFALFQIVMATLASTVVVAVLMALTWRRLPWKPLPEGDPPAMPGLASTSSAPAGSDSGPPQPRSAAPGAYADSP; translated from the coding sequence ATGGCCGGGCGGCTGCAGTCCTTCAGCTCCGTGATCGCCCGCTGGCACGGCGACGAGCGCACAGTCGGCTCACCGCTCACCGAGGCCGATCTGGTCGCGCTGCGCCGGACGCGGCTGTTCGGGGCGACGGGCACCGTGCTGATGGCGATCGGCGCGTTGGGCGCCGGCGCCCGCCCCGTCGTTCAGGACCCGACCTTCGGGGTCCGGCTGCTCAACCTGCCCTCCCGCATCCAAACGGTGTCCCTGACCATGACCACGACCGGTGCGGTGATGATGGCGCTCGCGTGGCTGATGCTGGGCCGCTTCGCGCTCGGCAGTAGGCGGATGTCGCGCAGCCAAACCGACCGCACCCTGCTGCTGTGGGCGATCCCGCTGCTCATCGCCCCGCCGATGTACAGCAAAGATGTCTACTCATACCTCGCGCAGAGCGAGATCTCGCTGCAGGGACTCGACCCGTACGAGGTCGGTCCCGCCACCGGGCTGGGTCTCGACCACGTCTTCACGCTGTCGGTGCCCAGCCTGTGGCGGGAGACACCGGCGCCCTACGGTCCGCTGTTCCTGTGGATCGGGCAGAGCATCTCCGCGATCACCGGCGAGAACATCGTCTGGGCCGTGCTCTTCCACCGCTTGGTCGTGCTCCTCGGCGTCGGCCTGATCGTGTGGGCCACCCCACGGCTGGCCCGCCGCTGCGGCGTCGCCGAGGTCAGCGCGCTGTGGCTGGGGCCGTGCAATCCCCTGTTGTTCATGCACCTCGTCGCCGGCATCCACAACGAGGCACTGATGCTCGGCCTGATGCTGGCGGGCACCGAGTTCGCCCTGCGCGGCGTGGACGCCGCCCGGCCACTCGTCCCCCGACCGTTGCACTGGCCGTCGACAGGGGCGCAGTGGGCGCGCTGGTATCCGATGGCGACACTGCTCGCCGGGACCGTGCTGATAGCGATGTCGTCGCAGGTCAAACTGCCGTCGTTGCTCGCGCTCGGCTTCGTCGCGATGGCGCTCGCCTGCCGCTGGGGCGGGACCGTGAAGGCGTTCTTCATCGCCGGCGGATCGCTGACCGCGGTCGCGGTCGCGGTGATGGCGCTCATCGGTTGGGTCAGCGGGCTGGGTTTCGGCTGGTTGTTCACCCTAGGCACCGCCAACGTCGTACGCAGCTGGATGTCCCCGCCGACACTGATCGCGCTGGGCACCGGTCAGGTCGGCATCCTGCTCGGACTCGGCGACCACACCACCGCGATCCTCGGGCTCACCCGCGCCATCGGCGTGAGCATCATCGCGGTGCTGGTCAGCGGGCTGCTGCTGGCGGTGTTGCGGGGGCGGCTGCACCCGGTCGGTGGCCTCGGCGTGGCGCTGGGGGCGACGGTGCTGCTCTTCCCGGTGGTGCAGCCATGGTATCTGCTGTGGGCGATCATCCCCTTGGCTACGTGGGCTACCCGCCCGGGTTTCCGCGGCTCGGCGATCGCGGTCACGCTGATCGTCGGCATCTTCGGCCCGACGGCCAACGGCGACCGGTTTGCGCTGTTCCAGATCGTGATGGCGACATTGGCGAGCACGGTCGTCGTCGCGGTGTTGATGGCACTGACGTGGCGCCGGCTCCCCTGGAAGCCGTTGCCCGAAGGGGATCCGCCGGCGATGCCGGGCCTGGCGTCGACGTCCTCGGCACCCGCGGGATCGGATTCGGGACCACCGCAACCGCGGTCCGCGGCGCCGGGCGCATACGCTGACTCCCCGTGA
- a CDS encoding quinone oxidoreductase family protein, giving the protein MYAIEVSETGGPEVLTPVEKEPPSPGPGQVLIRAEAIGVNFIDTYFRSGLYRREVPFVVGTEVCGTIEAVGDDVAALQVGDRVVTDKALGAYAEYTVAPADFVAYVPDGVAPAVAASSLLKGMTAHYLIKSTYPVQQGDTVLVHAGAGGVGLILTQWATSLATKVITTVSTPQKAELSRQAGAIEVLDYPGDPQEFGARVRDLTGGNGVAAVYDGVGAATFDASLASLAVRGTLVLFGGASGPVPPVDPQRLNSSGSVYLTRPSLVHYTRTPDEFSWRAGEVLNAIAKGQITVTISEHYPLRDAERAHRDLQGRKTVGSVVLIP; this is encoded by the coding sequence ATGTACGCGATCGAAGTGTCCGAAACCGGCGGTCCGGAGGTCCTCACCCCCGTCGAGAAGGAACCGCCCTCGCCCGGTCCGGGTCAGGTGCTGATCAGGGCCGAGGCAATCGGCGTCAATTTCATCGACACCTACTTCCGCTCGGGCTTGTATCGGCGGGAGGTGCCGTTCGTCGTCGGCACCGAGGTCTGCGGCACCATCGAGGCCGTCGGCGACGATGTCGCGGCCCTGCAGGTCGGGGACCGGGTGGTGACCGACAAGGCGCTCGGCGCCTATGCCGAATACACCGTCGCGCCAGCGGACTTCGTCGCCTATGTGCCCGACGGGGTGGCTCCCGCGGTCGCCGCCTCCTCACTGTTGAAGGGGATGACAGCCCATTACCTGATCAAGTCGACCTATCCGGTGCAGCAGGGCGACACGGTGCTGGTCCACGCGGGAGCCGGCGGGGTCGGGCTGATCCTCACGCAGTGGGCGACCAGCCTCGCAACCAAGGTCATCACCACCGTGTCCACACCGCAGAAAGCCGAGTTGTCCCGCCAGGCCGGGGCGATCGAGGTGCTCGACTACCCCGGCGATCCGCAGGAGTTCGGTGCCCGGGTCCGTGACCTCACCGGCGGCAACGGTGTGGCTGCGGTCTACGACGGCGTGGGTGCGGCGACCTTCGACGCCAGCCTGGCCAGCCTCGCCGTACGCGGCACGCTCGTCCTGTTCGGCGGGGCAAGCGGACCAGTGCCGCCGGTCGACCCGCAGCGGCTCAACTCGTCGGGGTCGGTGTACCTGACCCGGCCGAGCCTGGTGCACTACACCCGTACCCCTGACGAATTCTCATGGCGTGCAGGTGAAGTACTCAACGCAATCGCCAAGGGACAGATCACGGTGACCATCAGCGAACACTATCCGCTGCGCGATGCGGAACGCGCGCACCGCGATCTGCAGGGGCGCAAGACCGTGGGATCCGTCGTCCTGATTCCGTAA
- the sufB gene encoding Fe-S cluster assembly protein SufB → MTATPDTTSVTPEHTIGEPLSQEEAIASLGRYGYGWADSDAAGASAQRGLSQAVVRDISAKKNEPEWMLDIRLRALRTFDKKPMPTWGSDLDGIDFDNIKYFVRSSEKQAATWDDLPADIKNTYDKLGIPEAEKQRLVSGVAAQYESEVVYHSIREDLEAQGVIFLDTDSGLREHPELFKQYFGTVIPAGDNKFSALNTAVWSGGSFIYVPPGVHVDIPLQAYFRINTENMGQFERTLIIVDEGAYVHYVEGCTAPIYKSDSLHSAVVEIIVKPGGRCRYTTIQNWSNNVYNLVTKRARAEAGATMEWVDGNIGSKVTMKYPAVWMTGEHAKGEVLSVAFAGEGQHQDTGAKMLHLAPQTSSNIVSKSVARGGGRASYRGLVQVNKGAHGSRSSVKCDALLVDTISRSDTYPYVDIREDDVTMGHEATVSKVSEDQLFYLMSRGLTEDEAMAMVVRGFVEPIAKELPMEYALELNRLIELQMEGAVG, encoded by the coding sequence ATGACCGCCACCCCGGACACGACGAGCGTCACGCCCGAACACACCATCGGTGAGCCGCTGTCGCAGGAGGAGGCCATCGCCTCGCTGGGCCGTTACGGCTACGGCTGGGCCGACTCCGACGCGGCGGGCGCCAGCGCGCAGCGCGGACTGTCCCAGGCCGTCGTACGTGACATCTCGGCGAAGAAGAACGAACCCGAGTGGATGCTCGACATCCGGCTGCGCGCGCTGCGCACGTTCGACAAGAAGCCGATGCCGACCTGGGGCTCCGACCTCGACGGCATCGACTTCGACAACATCAAGTACTTCGTGCGGTCCAGCGAGAAGCAGGCCGCGACGTGGGACGACCTGCCCGCCGACATCAAGAACACCTACGACAAGCTGGGCATCCCCGAGGCCGAGAAGCAGCGGCTGGTGTCCGGTGTCGCCGCACAGTACGAGTCCGAGGTGGTCTACCACTCGATCCGTGAGGACCTCGAGGCCCAGGGTGTGATCTTCCTCGACACCGACTCCGGTCTGCGCGAGCATCCCGAGCTGTTCAAGCAGTACTTCGGCACCGTCATCCCAGCCGGGGACAACAAGTTCTCCGCGCTCAACACCGCGGTGTGGTCGGGTGGCTCGTTCATCTACGTGCCGCCGGGTGTGCACGTCGACATCCCGCTGCAGGCCTACTTCCGGATCAACACCGAGAACATGGGCCAGTTCGAGCGGACGCTGATCATCGTCGACGAAGGCGCCTACGTGCACTACGTCGAGGGCTGCACCGCACCGATCTACAAGAGTGACTCGCTGCACTCCGCGGTCGTCGAGATCATCGTCAAGCCGGGTGGCCGCTGCCGGTACACGACCATCCAGAACTGGTCGAACAACGTCTACAACCTGGTCACCAAGCGTGCCCGCGCCGAGGCGGGCGCCACCATGGAGTGGGTCGACGGCAACATCGGCTCCAAGGTCACGATGAAGTACCCGGCCGTGTGGATGACCGGTGAGCACGCCAAGGGCGAGGTGCTCTCGGTGGCGTTCGCCGGTGAGGGCCAGCACCAGGACACCGGCGCGAAGATGCTGCACCTGGCTCCGCAGACCTCGAGCAACATCGTGTCCAAGTCGGTGGCCCGTGGCGGCGGCCGGGCCTCCTACCGTGGTCTGGTCCAGGTGAACAAGGGTGCGCACGGTTCCCGATCGAGCGTGAAATGCGATGCGCTGCTTGTCGACACGATCAGCCGCAGCGACACCTATCCGTACGTCGACATCCGCGAGGACGACGTCACGATGGGTCACGAGGCGACCGTCTCCAAGGTCAGCGAGGATCAGCTGTTCTACCTGATGAGCCGCGGCCTCACCGAGGACGAGGCGATGGCGATGGTGGTGCGCGGCTTCGTCGAGCCCATCGCCAAGGAACTGCCGATGGAGTACGCACTGGAGCTCAACCGTCTCATCGAGCTGCAGATGGAAGGGGCTGTCGGCTAG
- a CDS encoding ABC transporter permease: MTTNQFVPGTFTPDPRPAAVPKMLAAQFALELRLLLRNGEQLLLTMFIPITLLVGLIVLPLGEFGDDRPGTFVPAIMALAVISTAFTGQAIAVAFDRRYGALKRLGATALPVWGIITGKSLAVVAVVFLQSILLGAIGMALGWRPEVVGLLLGAVVIALGTAGFAALGLLLGGTLRAEIVLAVANLLWFVFAGLGALTLEGQAVPGALAWAARLTPSGALTEALTQAMTFSVDWLGLAVLAAWGGVAALCALRWFRFT, translated from the coding sequence ATGACGACCAACCAGTTCGTGCCGGGCACCTTCACACCCGATCCGCGGCCCGCCGCGGTTCCCAAGATGCTGGCCGCCCAGTTCGCCCTCGAACTGCGGTTGCTGCTGCGCAACGGCGAACAGTTGCTGCTCACGATGTTCATCCCGATCACCCTGCTCGTCGGGCTGATCGTGTTGCCGCTCGGCGAGTTCGGCGACGACCGCCCGGGCACGTTCGTCCCAGCCATCATGGCGCTCGCGGTGATCTCGACCGCGTTTACCGGCCAGGCCATCGCCGTGGCCTTCGACCGCCGCTACGGTGCGCTGAAAAGGCTTGGTGCGACGGCACTTCCGGTGTGGGGAATCATCACGGGCAAGTCGCTGGCGGTGGTCGCGGTGGTCTTCCTCCAGTCGATCCTGCTGGGGGCCATCGGCATGGCGCTCGGTTGGCGGCCCGAGGTGGTCGGGCTGTTGCTCGGCGCGGTGGTCATCGCGCTGGGAACCGCGGGATTCGCGGCGCTGGGCCTGCTGCTGGGCGGCACGCTGCGCGCCGAGATCGTGCTCGCGGTCGCCAACCTGCTGTGGTTCGTGTTCGCGGGCCTCGGCGCGCTGACACTGGAAGGTCAGGCGGTGCCCGGCGCGCTGGCATGGGCAGCGCGGCTGACGCCGTCGGGTGCGCTCACCGAAGCGCTGACGCAGGCGATGACATTCTCGGTCGACTGGCTGGGTCTGGCCGTGCTGGCGGCGTGGGGCGGCGTCGCGGCGCTATGCGCGCTGCGCTGGTTCCGCTTCACCTGA
- the sufC gene encoding Fe-S cluster assembly ATPase SufC yields the protein MTTLEIKDLHVTVAAGADASGADGGAKEILKGVNLTVNSGETHALMGPNGSGKSTLSYAIAGHPKYTVTSGSITLDGRDVLAMSVDERARAGLFLAMQYPVEVPGVSMSNFLRTAATAVRGEAPKLRHWIKEVKAAQEALSIDPSFAERSVNEGFSGGEKKRHEILQLALLKPKIAILDETDSGLDVDALKVVSEGVNRYAQDNDGGVLVITHYTRILRYIEPQFVHVFVGGRIVESGGPELADELDANGYERFAAQAASTGA from the coding sequence ATGACCACACTCGAAATCAAGGACCTCCACGTCACCGTCGCCGCGGGCGCGGACGCCAGCGGCGCCGACGGCGGTGCCAAGGAGATCCTCAAGGGCGTCAACCTGACCGTGAACTCGGGGGAGACCCACGCCTTGATGGGGCCCAACGGCTCCGGCAAGTCCACGCTGTCCTACGCAATCGCCGGCCACCCTAAGTACACCGTGACGTCGGGATCGATCACCCTCGACGGCCGCGACGTGCTCGCGATGAGCGTCGACGAACGCGCCCGTGCCGGGCTGTTCCTGGCCATGCAGTACCCGGTCGAGGTGCCCGGGGTGTCGATGTCGAACTTCCTGCGTACCGCCGCCACCGCCGTGCGCGGTGAGGCGCCGAAGCTGCGGCACTGGATCAAAGAGGTCAAGGCCGCCCAGGAGGCTTTGTCCATCGACCCGTCGTTCGCCGAACGCAGTGTGAACGAAGGTTTTTCGGGCGGCGAGAAGAAGCGCCACGAGATTCTGCAGCTGGCGCTGCTCAAGCCGAAGATCGCGATCCTCGACGAGACGGACTCCGGATTGGACGTGGACGCATTGAAGGTCGTCAGCGAGGGTGTGAACCGCTACGCCCAGGACAACGACGGCGGCGTCCTGGTGATCACCCACTACACCCGCATCCTGCGCTACATCGAGCCGCAGTTCGTGCACGTGTTCGTCGGCGGTCGCATCGTCGAGTCCGGCGGGCCCGAGCTGGCCGACGAGCTCGACGCCAACGGCTACGAGCGGTTCGCCGCGCAGGCTGCTTCGACGGGCGCCTGA
- a CDS encoding ABC transporter ATP-binding protein: MTTGSEAVGSSGERSAAQPVRLRGVTKRYGSTTAVAGLDLDVHRAEVLALLGPNGAGKTTTVEMCEGFLRPDSGTIEILGMDPAAHNTRVRERIGVMLQGGGGYPAARAGEMLDLVAAYAADPLDPRWLLDTLGLTDAARTTYRRLSGGQQQRLALACAVVGRPELVFLDEPTAGMDAHARIVVWELIDALRRDGVTVVLTTHQLTEAQELADRLVIIDHGVAVAAGTPAELMRSGAENQLRFSAPPKLDLSLLITALPESYQATETTPGEYLVEGHVDPQVLATVTAWCARLNVLATDLRVEQRSLEDVFLDLTGRELRK, translated from the coding sequence GTGACCACCGGATCCGAAGCCGTCGGCTCCTCCGGCGAACGCTCGGCCGCCCAGCCCGTGCGGCTGCGCGGCGTGACCAAGCGCTACGGGTCGACGACGGCGGTCGCCGGGCTCGATCTCGACGTGCACCGCGCGGAGGTGCTTGCCCTGCTGGGACCCAACGGCGCGGGCAAGACGACCACCGTCGAGATGTGCGAAGGATTCCTGCGGCCTGATTCGGGCACCATCGAGATCCTCGGTATGGACCCGGCGGCGCACAACACCAGGGTGCGTGAGCGCATCGGGGTCATGTTGCAGGGCGGCGGCGGTTATCCGGCGGCCCGAGCCGGCGAGATGCTCGACCTCGTCGCCGCCTACGCCGCCGACCCGCTCGACCCGAGATGGCTGCTCGACACCCTCGGGCTCACCGACGCCGCACGCACCACCTACCGCAGGTTGTCGGGCGGCCAGCAGCAGCGGCTGGCGCTGGCGTGTGCCGTCGTCGGCCGGCCCGAACTGGTCTTCCTCGACGAACCGACCGCCGGGATGGACGCCCACGCCCGGATCGTGGTCTGGGAGTTGATCGACGCGCTGCGCCGCGACGGTGTCACAGTCGTGTTGACCACCCACCAGCTGACCGAGGCCCAGGAGCTGGCCGACCGGCTGGTGATCATCGACCACGGTGTCGCGGTCGCCGCCGGCACACCCGCGGAGCTGATGCGCAGCGGCGCCGAGAACCAGCTGCGGTTCAGCGCGCCACCCAAGCTGGATCTGTCGCTGCTGATCACCGCGTTGCCGGAGAGCTACCAGGCTACCGAGACAACCCCTGGGGAATACCTCGTCGAAGGTCACGTCGACCCGCAGGTGCTGGCCACCGTGACGGCCTGGTGTGCGCGGCTCAACGTGCTGGCCACCGACCTGCGCGTAGAGCAGCGCAGCCTCGAGGACGTGTTCTTGGACCTGACCGGCCGGGAGTTGCGGAAATGA
- the sufD gene encoding Fe-S cluster assembly protein SufD: MTENLTDTVEGAAKPGSILNANKGEAFTSFDVNAFEVPGGRDEIWRFTPLRRLRGLHDGSAVASGTARIEVSHRPGVTVETVAPSDERLGQGGAPADRIAAQAYSSLQSATVVTVARDTVVAEPIEVTVAGPGEGKVAYGHLQIRVEELARATVVVDLRGSGTYADNVEIIVGDAANLGVIWIADWAADMVNVSAHHARLGKDSVLGHVNVMLGGNLVRTSATVRFTAPGGDAQMLGTYFADDGQHLEARLLVDHAHPNCKSDVLYKGALQGDPKSDKPDAHSVWVGDVLIRAEATGTDTFEVNRNLVLTDGARADSVPNLEIETGEIVGAGHASATGRFDDEQMFYLQARGIPEGQARRLIVRGFFGEIISKIAVPTVRERLTDAIERELALTEGNNQS; encoded by the coding sequence GTGACGGAGAATCTCACCGACACGGTCGAGGGTGCCGCCAAACCGGGTTCGATACTGAACGCCAACAAGGGTGAGGCCTTCACCTCATTCGACGTCAACGCGTTCGAGGTGCCCGGCGGCCGCGACGAGATCTGGCGGTTCACCCCCCTGCGGCGGCTGCGCGGGTTGCACGACGGTTCGGCTGTCGCGTCCGGTACCGCCCGCATCGAGGTGTCGCACCGGCCCGGTGTGACGGTCGAGACCGTGGCGCCCAGCGACGAGCGGCTTGGCCAGGGCGGTGCACCCGCGGACCGCATTGCGGCCCAGGCGTACTCGTCTTTGCAGTCCGCAACCGTGGTGACCGTCGCGCGTGACACCGTGGTCGCCGAACCGATCGAGGTCACCGTCGCCGGACCCGGCGAGGGCAAGGTCGCCTACGGGCATCTGCAGATCCGGGTCGAGGAACTGGCACGGGCCACCGTCGTCGTCGACCTGCGCGGCAGCGGCACCTACGCCGACAACGTCGAGATCATCGTCGGCGACGCCGCCAATCTCGGGGTCATCTGGATCGCCGACTGGGCCGCCGACATGGTCAACGTCAGCGCCCACCACGCCCGTCTCGGCAAGGATTCGGTGCTCGGCCACGTCAACGTCATGCTCGGCGGGAACCTCGTGCGGACCTCGGCGACCGTGCGGTTCACCGCACCCGGCGGGGACGCCCAGATGCTGGGCACCTACTTCGCCGACGACGGTCAGCACCTCGAAGCGCGACTCCTCGTCGACCACGCGCACCCGAACTGCAAGTCCGACGTGCTCTACAAGGGTGCCCTGCAAGGGGACCCGAAGTCCGACAAACCCGACGCGCACAGCGTCTGGGTGGGCGACGTGCTGATTCGCGCGGAGGCGACCGGCACCGACACCTTCGAGGTGAACCGCAACCTGGTGCTCACCGACGGCGCCCGGGCGGATTCGGTTCCCAACCTCGAAATCGAGACCGGCGAGATCGTCGGCGCCGGACACGCCAGCGCCACCGGCCGTTTCGACGACGAGCAGATGTTCTATCTGCAGGCCCGCGGTATCCCCGAGGGTCAGGCCCGGCGGCTCATCGTGCGTGGGTTCTTCGGCGAGATCATCTCGAAGATCGCCGTACCCACCGTGCGTGAGCGCCTGACCGACGCCATCGAACGCGAGCTAGCCCTCACTGAAGGAAACAACCAGTCATGA